The proteins below come from a single Eremothecium sinecaudum strain ATCC 58844 chromosome II, complete sequence genomic window:
- the GSM1 gene encoding Gsm1p (Syntenic homolog of Ashbya gossypii AFR081C; Syntenic homolog of Saccharomyces cerevisiae YJL103C (GSM1)) yields the protein MTKRIPVEEKMNRKPISRACRFCHIKHLQCDVGRPCQNCVKRNFGDSCRDNVRKPRKVNSKARDSFAVCKSRSHDTYSTTETVKLESLARAQSEGLIQEPILTNISNISNLSSEPEGHKKVLSPRETPLYEADLTQLDNCWAMSDYAKLNEILGMSCSSDEDLGSAKSPGEFNKITGPIEIPQPVKPSDLLEDHGDGKKLDSGSHLTSEMTPLSIAPSQQSTSNDLKPPSLGCLSPYTFRKIIKTPEDLYNYQENIVPHDYRQAYRELLDLLRLRFLENEHEDSKLGQKKLQMIAYSIKQYYTPIFVTLSSNLVESDLRMQEIALQRSLLEYEDMAKMLNSVPICIWRRSGELCYVSNGFTSLTGFSQKEMLSRRRFIVEYFDDDSIVEYFRIFNEHLAFSTKETPRTISGGQSVFSNCNLVLPNGSYMKCACIWTIKRDTFNLPMLITGQFLPILDDQS from the coding sequence ATGACTAAGAGAATTCCTGTGGAGGAAAAGATGAATCGGAAGCCAATTTCGAGGGCATGCAGGTTTTGTCATATAAAGCACTTGCAATGCGATGTTGGCAGACCATGCCAGAATTGTGTGAAGAGGAACTTTGGAGACTCGTGCCGGGATAATGTGCGAAAGCCCAGGAAGGTGAATAGCAAAGCTCGCGACAGTTTCGCAGTGTGCAAGAGTAGGTCACACGATACGTACAGTACGACTGAAACTGTCAAGCTTGAGTCACTAGCTAGGGCGCAATCGGAGGGGCTGATACAGGAGCCGATCCTAACGAATATCAGTAATATTTCTAATCTTAGCAGTGAGCCGGAAGGGCATAAGAAGGTTTTATCGCCTCGTGAAACGCCTCTGTATGAGGCGGATCTCACCCAGCTTGACAATTGTTGGGCCATGAGTGATTATGCGAAATTGAATGAGATCCTGGGCATGTCCTGCTCATCTGATGAAGATTTGGGATCCGCTAAGAGTCCCGGGGAGTTTAATAAGATCACAGGGCCGATCGAGATCCCTCAGCCGGTGAAACCGTCCGATTTGCTGGAAGACCATGGCGATGGGAAGAAGTTGGACAGCGGAAGCCATCTGACTAGTGAGATGACGCCCCTTTCGATTGCACCTTCACAGCAGTCGACCAGTAATGACCTGAAGCCGCCAAGCCTGGGCTGCCTCAGTCCCTACACATTCAGAAAAATAATCAAAACTCCGGAGGACCTGTACAATTACCAAGAAAACATAGTGCCGCACGACTACCGGCAGGCTTACCGGGAATTGCTAGACCTGCTACGACTAAGGTTCCTAGAGAATGAGCATGAAGACAGTAAACTGGGCCAAAAAAAGTTACAAATGATCGCCTACTCCATAAAGCAATATTACACTCCAATATTTGTAACACTATCTTCGAACCTAGTGGAAAGCGACCTGCGGATGCAGGAAATAGCACTACAGCGCAGTTTGCTAGAGTATGAGGACATGGCTAAAATGCTAAACAGTGTTCCAATATGCATTTGGAGAAGATCTGGGGAATTGTGCTATGTGAGCAACGGATTTACGTCTTTGACGGGCTTTTCCCAAAAGGAAATGTTATCGCGAAGGAGGTTTATAGTGGAATACTTCGACGATGACAGCATAGTCGAGTACTTCAGGATATTTAATGAGCATTTGGCGTTCTCCACAAAGGAAACACCGAGAACTATTTCAGGAGGCCAATCGGTATTCAGTAACTGTAACCTTGTATTACCAAACGGATCGTATATGAAATGTGCATGTATTTGGACCATTAAACGTGACACGTTCAATCTTCCAATGCTAATTACAGGGCAGTTCCTGCCAATTCTTGACGACCAGAGTTAA
- the RQT4 gene encoding Rqt4p (Syntenic homolog of Ashbya gossypii AFR080W; Syntenic homolog of Saccharomyces cerevisiae YKR023W) gives MTKEQAIEFALRNVPDILPLDSSSIKDMCNNILSQAGENTELIAQEFLNILGHSDLSFDFIFKFNELLSQAAAVASSANVKRSSPLAKTDDMIKNEEKVAVQPTPAKIRHTRPSEELLKPASHSVVDKPKKQDIKLQSLGEIDEVLKTLEVQASHNTNPAAYLCNCQARIHPLFEMAPNCLSCGKIICFKEGLHLDSCTFCGTELLSPEERKELVALLQSERENLLPKRQESSQGTKKKSNVFKLSNAKGANMFNEQQKIFDYVERAKEREEKRKQVLQMDNDVANTKQAAGGGQEIDEELAAAQQRLETLLNFQDTGAERMTIIDNASDFSMSNDNNLWGSAYEKALMLKRQQRNLKKWEKLEKQRNGRSDKVLLDLTIGSDGKAHFKQVNVENRSFRSDRGSDNETDDEDLDMNGFISEEELNDRTELKELKKRIAAEKASKAAMLSSKVWDYDKDKQQFEKPKYIPSQDVPHDDDSGKNATTTDFSSRIQVNKGTVDIEEIIAGL, from the coding sequence ATGACTAAGGAACAGGCTATTGAGTTCGCATTAAGGAATGTTCCGGATATACTTCCGTTGGATTCCAGTTCAATCAAAGATATGTGTAACAACATTCTATCGCAAGCGGGTGAAAATACCGAGTTAATTGCTCAAGAATTCCTTAATATCTTGGGCCATAGCGATCTGTCGTTTGATTTTATCTTTAAGTTTAATGAATTGCTGTCTCAAGCAGCTGCTGTTGCTTCTTCGGCCAATGTTAAACGTTCTAGCCCGTTAGCCAAAACTGACGATATGATTAAAAATGAGGAGAAGGTTGCCGTACAACCTACTCCTGCTAAGATTAGGCATACTCGCCCCAGTGAGGAGCTTCTAAAGCCGGCTTCGCATTCCGTCGTGGATAAGCCGAAGAAACAAGACATTAAACTGCAGTCTTTAGGAGAAATTGATGAAGTATTAAAGACTCTAGAAGTTCAAGCTTCCCATAATACGAACCCAGCAGCTTATCTCTGCAATTGCCAAGCCCGAATACACCCACTTTTCGAAATGGCGCCAAATTGTTTATCATGCGGGAAGATTATATGTTTTAAAGAAGGGTTGCACCTGGACAGTTGCACGTTCTGTGGGACTGAACTACTCTCCCCTGAAGAACGTAAAGAGTTGGTTGCACTACTACAAAGCGAGAGGGAGAACCTTCTTCCTAAGCGTCAAGAGAGTTCTCAGGGTACCAAAAAGAAATCTAATGTCTTTAAACTAAGCAATGCCAAAGGTGCTAACATGTTCAATGAACAACAGAAGATCTTCGACTACGTAGAGAGGGCTAAGGAACGGGAGGAAAAACGAAAGCAGGTCCTGCAAATGGATAATGATGTCGCAAACACAAAGCAAGCAGCGGGCGGTGGCCAGGAAATTGACGAAGAGCTAGCGGCCGCCCAACAGAGATTGGAAACGCTGCTAAACTTCCAAGATACTGGTGCCGAAAGAATGACGATTATAGACAATGCAAGTGATTTCAGTATGAGCAACGACAATAACCTCTGGGGTTCTGCATACGAAAAGGCGTTGATGCTGAAGAGGCAGCAGaggaatttgaagaaaTGGGAAAAGCTTGAAAAACAACGTAATGGCAGAAGCGATAAAGTTTTGTTGGACTTGACAATAGGCAGCGATGGTAAGGCACATTTTAAACAGGTAAATGTGGAGAATAGATCTTTTAGGTCCGATAGAGGCAGCGACAATGAGACAGATGATGAGGACCTTGATATGAACGGATTTATTAGCGAAGAAGAACTAAATGACCGCACGGAGCTAAAAGAGCTCAAAAAGAGGATTGCAGCGGAGAAGGCTTCAAAGGCCGCAATGCTAAGCAGCAAAGTTTGGGATTATGACAAGGACAAGCAGCAATTTGAGAAGCCCAAGTACATACCTTCACAAGACGTGCCACATGATGATGACTCGGGCAAGAATGCAACTACTACTGATTTCTCTTCCAGAATTCAAGTGAATAAAGGAACAGTTGACATAGAAGAAATCATTGCAGGTTTATAA
- a CDS encoding HBR453Wp (Syntenic homolog of Ashbya gossypii AFR079C; Syntenic homolog of Ashbya gossypii NOHBY624; No homolog in Saccharomyces cerevisiae; Syntenic homolog of Saccharomyces kluyveri SAKL0D05192g) has translation MDNGSQALINEVEQLLSRINDYFNEDSVSLAKKYVLQENNNGFTLLTNNEADKNGNIKNVRESRGDAIIKGRIASGIRKDFYLNWIIRNYKCLHTHPDCDICLVTDESSGSKLMQIDKYGLILRPVSISKSELRLVRSMGKLDPIALQHWKYWELMFSNGKVIDELPNTINWNGIEYKWHEGLYVASISQKITRNYAQYCRYFSRLGYCTNITCKFSHDRMYLGLCDVTSSTDEVPAAHECSLQHRPNEYNLQHCTNFLFGKCKFQLGAEVALKSSGSIIEACKYSHTGTANKLYPICRAFAHTSYCFRGFKCKFLHIKACPDYYSTAICFLETCKLAHSLAPESLRDNMIHFDGIPSQDYLLPPWNEGLGSPPEQWHGLQLDSEDHGLITLATNNSHNLSPMSAAGSYMSTDESALSDEETGSEFINDDFIRF, from the coding sequence ATGGACAATGGGAGCCAGGCGTTGATAAATGAAGTAGAGCAACTTTTAAGCAGAATAAATGATTATTTTAACGAAGACAGTGTCTCTTTAGCTAAGAAGTATGTTTTACAGGAGAATAATAATGGTTTTACGCTGTTAACGAATAATGAGGCTGATAAAAATGGGAATATTAAGAATGTACGGGAATCTAGAGGTGATGCAATTATCAAGGGAAGAATAGCATCTGGAATTAGAAAAGATTTTTACTTGAATTGGATTATTCGGAATTACAAGTGTTTGCATACCCATCCGGATTGTGATATTTGCTTGGTAACTGATGAGTCAAGTGGCTCCAAGCTTATGCAGATTGACAAATACGGTTTGATCCTACGTCCTGTTTCAATATCGAAGAGTGAGTTGCGGTTGGTCAGAAGCATGGGCAAGCTGGATCCGATTGCACTTCAGCACTGGAAATACTGGGAATTAATGTTTTCAAATGGGAAAGTGATAGATGAACTTCCTAATACGATCAACTGGAATGGAATTGAATACAAATGGCACGAGGGATTATACGTTGCGTCGATTTCGCAGAAGATCACCAGGAATTATGCCCAATATTGCAGGTACTTCAGCAGACTGGGCTACTGCACTAACATAACATGCAAGTTCTCACATGATCGAATGTACTTGGGTCTATGTGATGTTACGAGCTCCACAGATGAGGTGCCTGCAGCACACGAATGTAGTTTGCAGCATAGACCGAACGAATACAACCTGCAGCACTGCACAAACTTTCTTTTCGGCAAATGCAAGTTTCAGCTGGGCGCAGAAGTGGCACTAAAAAGCTCTGGAAGCATAATAGAAGCCTGCAAGTATTCTCACACCGGGACTGCCAACAAATTGTATCCTATCTGCAGAGCATTTGCTCATACATCGTACTGTTTCAGAGGTTTCAAATGCAAGTTTTTGCACATAAAAGCATGCCCGGACTACTATTCCACTGCTATATGCTTTTTAGAAACCTGCAAACTGGCCCACAGCCTTGCTCCCGAATCACTAAGAGACAATATGATTCATTTTGACGGTATACCATCTCAAGATTACCTACTTCCACCGTGGAATGAAGGTCTGGGCTCTCCTCCAGAACAATGGCACGGTCTCCAACTAGATAGTGAGGACCATGGCCTAATTACGTTGGCTACGAACAACAGTCACAATCTCTCGCCAATGTCAGCGGCTGGATCATATATGTCTACTGACGAGTCTGCACTCTCAGACGAAGAAACAGGATCTGAATTCATCAATGACGACTTTATAAGATTCTAA
- the PAM16 gene encoding import motor complex subunit PAM16 (Syntenic homolog of Ashbya gossypii AFR078W; Syntenic homolog of Saccharomyces cerevisiae YJL104W (PAM16)), which translates to MAHRILVQVVFTGARVFGRAFTEAYKQAASQMVKQGATSTAAGKSQNSASNVEYGGITLDEGCKILNIDKDKDMKLEKVEERFKYLFEANDVSKGGSFYLQSKIYRAAERIKWELAQREKANSENSGQPPSNQA; encoded by the coding sequence ATGGCTCACAGAATTTTAGTTCAAGTCGTCTTTACAGGCGCTCGTGTGTTCGGTCGTGCTTTTACAGAAGCCTACAAACAAGCTGCAAGCCAAATGGTTAAACAAGGAGCAACTTCAACAGCAGCTGGAAAATCGCAAAACTCAGCTTCCAACGTGGAATACGGGGGTATTACTCTTGACGAAGGTTGCAAAATCCTAAACATTGACAAAGATAAAGATATGAAGCTGGAAAAGGTCGAAGAAAGGTTCAAGTACCTCTTTGAGGCCAATGATGTAAGCAAAGGTGGATCTTTCTATCTACAGAGCAAAATTTACAGGGCTGCTGAGCGTATCAAGTGGGAGTTAGCGCAGAGGGAGAAAGCTAATAGTGAAAATAGTGGCCAACCGCCTTCAAACCAAGCATGA
- a CDS encoding HBR455Cp (Syntenic homolog of Ashbya gossypii AFR077W; Syntenic homolog of Saccharomyces cerevisiae YKR029C (SET3) and YJL105W (SET4)): MPVENNSAVEYQLEEQSLLEDASTLLMFSQSNSQAGQQSKTQTKPQSEAQKASITTAVSTTTTLMEDGQSSVSEQSVVEEEKPVPSMMERTETLVSRNPLRRNPHASPGPATAALLEYPLMPSADYSSKKSSRTGSVTGASSKGRVAAAALAAAAVVPLPLKSAHESKDTVQPKRESPQQVESVEKEHTKDDSKEQSKEPKEEAKEEAKEESKDGSEEETKEETKEETKEETKEESNEDTNENSADENKDEWPVPKSYIVDPDDGIITCICGYDGDDGFTIQCDHCYRWQHATCYGIEDESAAPDDFLCKPCRPRELDVKSAKRKQQERIKANKRRKRSGQPEDRSSSRDQVTSGNISSNEGVDNVSTPVSNWTTAPAAEPIIKQYYMNAKEAHAAVYLPLENYDFKDKYASLFINAHSDDDWVIPYNKKAFKPIPTEIKAYGDVTNSRVFPGYCKLGVYIQQSCTKGALIDEFLGEVDFQKKYLEDPRNSYRSLGTPFPKVIFHPNWPIYIDARISGNSTRCLRRSCNPNVELATIKLQSTPGQSDENSIRFVLRATRDIAKGEELHIKWGWDLHHPMWMLINGASVASVNDPEKYLLIHSVETLTGMCDCACENSKDCSLAKVKKYTQSLCKSMKSKMNNRYKINEILQKSKSQDRRQTPILSSLAHEAITNSARAHEVLLKFNNAKLAHLEAQDKAKAIYDNSTDKSGKPRDLSVPPSVSPQTSGPVDFKPYKYRLWEKHKGNNNSSKNSEQKKLISPFDFNEKEVRNLDALAIPVELQVPITQSTINSPDVKQLSAELSEPTITAEKTDQILSRSVLNATSALTASAALNAAAAVVTGSISTTITSASAINNSSNPQNTKKKLSFADYKRKVKPT, encoded by the coding sequence ATGCCGGTTGAGAATAATAGTGCTGTCGAGTATCAACTTGAAGAACAGTCGCTGCTGGAAGATGCGTCAACGCTGCTCATGTTTTCTCAGAGTAATAGCCAAGCGGGACAGCAAAGTAAGACACAAACTAAGCCACAGTCCGAGGCGCAAAAGGCTAGTATAACGACGGCTGTTTCTACTACAACCACATTAATGGAGGATGGCCAGTCATCTGTTTCGGAGCAGTCTGTCGTAGAAGAGGAAAAACCTGTGCCTAGTATGATGGAACGTACGGAGACACTTGTGTCAAGAAATCCTCTTCGAAGAAATCCGCATGCCTCGCCAGGACCCGCGACGGCCGCATTACTGGAGTACCCACTAATGCCATCTGCTGATTATAGTTCAAAAAAAAGTTCACGAACAGGCAGTGTAACTGGTGCATCTAGCAAAGGCAGAGTAGCTGCTGCTGCGTTGGCCGCGGCCGCAGTTGTCCCACTACCTCTCAAGAGTGCGCACGAATCAAAGGATACAGTACAGCCTAAGCGTGAGTCTCCACAGCAGGTGGAAAGTGTGGAGAAAGAGCATACGAAGGATGACTCCAAAGAACAGTCTAAAGAACCgaaagaagaagctaaagaagaagctaaaGAAGAATCTAAAGACGGGTCTGAAGAAGAGACCAAAGAAGAGACCAAAGAAGAAACCAAAGAAGAGACCAAAGAAGAGTCAAACGAAGATACAAACGAAAACTCTGCCGATGAGAACAAGGATGAGTGGCCTGTACCTAAGTCGTATATTGTGGATCCAGATGACGGGATAATTACTTGTATATGTGGTTATGATGGAGATGACGGATTCACGATACAGTGTGATCACTGTTATAGGTGGCAACATGCAACTTGTTATGGtattgaagatgaaagCGCCGCTCCCGATGATTTTTTATGTAAACCATGTCGGCCAAGAGAGCTCGATGTAAAATCAGCAAAGCGGAAACAACAGGAAAGAATAAAAGCTAATAAGAGGCGGAAGCGTAGCGGTCAACCAGAGGACCGCAGCTCTTCAAGAGACCAGGTAACTTCAGGAAATATTTCATCTAATGAAGGCGTGGATAACGTTTCTACGCCTGTTTCGAATTGGACAACTGCGCCAGCAGCTGAGCCGATTATAAAACAATACTATATGAATGCCAAAGAAGCACACGCTGCCGTTTACCTACCGTTAGAAAATTATGATTTCAAAGATAAATATGCATCACTGTTTATTAATGCACACAGTGATGACGATTGGGTGATTCCGTACAACAAGAAAGCATTTAAACCTATTCCAACTGAGATAAAAGCATATGGAGACGTCACTAATTCTCGAGTTTTTCCGGGTTACTGCAAGTTGGGTGTTTATATCCAACAGTCCTGCACTAAAGGGGCTTTGATAGATGAGTTTCTTGGCGAAGTAGACTTTCAAAAAAAGTACCTAGAAGATCCAAGGAACAGCTACAGATCACTTGGGACGCCGTTTCCTAAAGTGATTTTCCACCCTAATTGGCCGATATACATTGATGCTCGTATTAGTGGTAACTCTACAAGGTGTCTACGACGTTCTTGTAATCCTAACGTCGAACTCGCTACAATAAAGTTACAGAGCACACCAGGTCAATCAGATGAGAATTCCATACGGTTTGTTCTACGAGCCACACGTGATATAGCAAAGGGCGAAGAGTTGCATATCAAATGGGGATGGGATTTGCATCACCCCATGTGGATGTTAATAAACGGTGCTAGTGTTGCTTCGGTTAACGACCCGGAGAAATATTTACTTATACACTCCGTTGAAACCTTGACTGGGATGTGTGACTGCGCATGTGAAAATAGCAAGGATTGCAGTCTAGCTAAAGTCAAGAAGTATACCCAGTCATTGTGCAAGTCCATGAAGTCGAAGATGAATAATAGATACAAAATCAACGAAATTCTACAAAAAAGCAAGTCGCAAGACAGGAGACAGACACCAATATTGTCATCTCTTGCTCATGAAGCAATCACTAATTCAGCTAGGGCTCATGAAGTTTTGTTGAAGTTCAACAATGCTAAATTAGCACATCTAGAGGCTCAGGATAAAGCCAAAGCCATCTATGATAACTCAACAGACAAATCGGGGAAACCTAGAGATTTATCAGTTCCCCCCTCGGTATCTCCACAAACTTCCGGTCCAGTAGACTTTAAACCTTACAAATATAGGCTCTGGGAGAAGCACAAGGGAAATAATAACTCGTCGAAGAATAGCGAACAAAAGAAGTTAATAAGCCCGTTCGATTTTAATGAGAAGGAAGTACGCAACCTGGATGCGTTAGCCATACCCGTAGAACTCCAAGTTCCTATAACACAGTCAACTATCAACTCTCCAGATGTTAAACAACTATCTGCCGAGTTGTCCGAGCCAACAATTACAGCCGAAAAGACTGATCAAATCCTATCCAGATCTGTTTTAAACGCAACGTCTGCACTAACAGCATCTGCTGCTCTGaatgcagcagcagcagttGTAACAGGTTCGATTAGCACTACCATCACATCTGCGTCGGCAATTAACAACTCATCTAACCCACAAAATACCAAGAAGAAGCTTTCTTTCGCCGACTATAAGCGTAAAGTAAAGCCTACTTGA
- the IME2 gene encoding protein kinase IME2 (Syntenic homolog of Ashbya gossypii AFR076W; Syntenic homolog of Saccharomyces cerevisiae YJL106W (IME2)): MKYYSKKGHREQVEAMGIPPDVNNPPFYIPLKPVEGRYKLIQELGNGSFGSVTLAKAQFEISQINGKEGTLMDQSIIPTIREENWNNKNKGLVAIKTMMTRLPTLNDYTRVREIKFILQIPAHAHLVQIYELFIDDSLYQLHIVMECMEQNIYQLIKCRKRRVFSLPTLRSVLSQILSGIRHIHAHNFYHRDIKPENILISPANRYYNKDWISAGHYADNYVVKIADYGLARHVTNKSPYTAYVSTRWYRSPEILLRQGSYSRPLDIWAFGCVAVEVATFKPLFPGADEMDQIWKILELLGTPHPCHESKISGYVPHGGAWLQAEHLASRLNLKFPYVEGKDISWVMCNPQLESLCDVVRACLVWNPDDRATVEDLCQMPYFSGTIVHEGKQTSLTASHSALMFAGIMSTSGIQHRRLIFNETNSGNCNTNGNPNNSSSNNSNINITTSASNKPSVVNITTAATTTTAATITNTNANNTNKNINNISNVNRKRDTNDENCVESLAHPIPIKRTLANLLSFNKEEPQLSFQEFLKESSSDKIRSNNSNNNNSSSNNANSSNINYNSHHQRHLQQQAQQQQNRHHNQHNSNSSNSNTIISHSELNATNFNLNGRGNGGIGAVFTESTVPCPEDKELSANIDLYQEPPPLEEEQPLYDDIFGTTENIELDERGVNDDEGNDDVDDGDDDDDDDDDDDEDDAEDEDEDDSFILMYKNVINHGNASGANQKATVEPPARNYIHGPNRQSCRAIDEMSIDDASNDSHNQIPRDFIMEPTTIPQHDILPPAQVCHEPTPNHSFEDGLSF; encoded by the coding sequence ATGAAGTACTACTCAAAGAAAGGGCATAGGGAGCAGGTAGAGGCTATGGGAATCCCTCCAGACGTCAACAATCCACCCTTTTATATCCCGTTGAAGCCGGTGGAAGGTCGGTACAAGTTGATTCAAGAGTTGGGGAATGGGTCATTTGGGTCTGTCACGTTGGCGAAGGCGCAGTTTGAGATTTCCCAGATCAATGGCAAGGAAGGGACGTTGATGGACCAATCAATCATCCCTACTATTCGGGAGGAGAACTGGAACAACAAGAACAAGGGCCTTGTTGCCATCAAGACCATGATGACCAGGTTGCCGACCTTGAACGACTACACGCGCGTCCGCGAGATCAAGTTTATTTTACAGATTCCTGCTCACGCTCACTTGGTGCAGATTTACGAGTTATTTATTGACGATTCGTTGTACCAGCTCCACATCGTCATGGAGTGTATGGAACAGAACATCTATCAGTTGATTAAATGTCGCAAAAGACGTGTATTTTCTCTTCCTACCCTAAGGTCGGTTTTATCGCAAATACTTTCCGGAATCAGGCACATCCATGCACATAACTTTTATCATCGTGATATTAAGCCtgaaaatattttaatCTCCCCAGCAAATCGTTATTACAACAAGGATTGGATTAGTGCAGGTCATTACGCCGATAATTACGTTGTGAAAATCGCAGATTATGGTTTGGCTCGTCATGTGACCAACAAGTCCCCATATACAGCCTATGTTTCTACGCGCTGGTACAGATCACCAGAAATATTATTACGTCAGGGATCGTACTCAAGGCCTCTAGATATCTGGGCTTTTGGTTGTGTTGCTGTAGAGGTGGCAACGTTCAAGCCGTTATTCCCGGGTGCTGATGAGATGGATCAAATTTGGAAAATATTAGAATTGTTAGGAACACCACATCCCTGCCATGAATCCAAAATATCGGGCTATGTTCCGCACGGTGGCGCTTGGCTGCAAGCAGAACATTTAGCCTCACGGCTAAATCTAAAATTTCCATACGTGGAAGGCAAGGATATTTCTTGGGTAATGTGCAACCCACAATTGGAGTCACTATGTGATGTAGTTAGAGCTTGTTTGGTTTGGAATCCGGATGATAGAGCCACTGTTGAAGACTTGTGCCAGATGCCATATTTCTCCGGCACAATCGTACACGAGGGAAAACAGACATCTCTGACAGCTTCTCACTCAGCTCTGATGTTTGCAGGGATTATGTCCACATCTGGGATACAGCATCGCCGCCTGATATTTAATGAAACCAATAGTGGTAACTGTAACACTAATGGCAATCCGAATAACAGtagcagcaacaacagtAATATCAACATTACTACCAGTGCAAGTAACAAACCTAGTGTTGTCAATATTACTACTGCAGCCACCACCACTACTGCAGCCACCATCACTAATACAAATGCTAATAATACCAACAAAAACATCAACAACATTAGTAATGTTAATAGGAAGCGTGATACTAATGATGAAAACTGCGTTGAGTCATTGGCCCATCCAATTCCAATTAAACGCACCTTGGCAAATTTATTAAGTTTCAATAAGGAAGAACCACAATTGAGCTTCCAGGAGTTCCTCAAAGAGAGTTCAAGCGACAAAATTCGTTCtaacaacagcaacaacaatAATAGCAGTAGTAACAACGCCAACAGTAGTAACATAAACTACAACAGTCACCACCAGCGCCATCTACAACAGCAAgctcagcagcagcaaaATCGGCACCATAATCAGCATAACAGTAACAGCAGTAACAGCAATACTATAATTTCTCACTCGGAACTAAACGCTACTAACTTCAATCTCAACGGCAGAGGAAATGGCGGGATCGGAGCTGTCTTTACTGAATCGACAGTCCCTTGCCCAGAAGATAAAGAGCTCTCGGCGAATATAGACTTATATCAAGAGCCACCCCCACTGGAGGAAGAGCAACCACTATACGATGATATATTTGGCACGACAGAAAACATAGAGCTGGATGAGCGCGGCGTTAACGACGACGAAGGTAACGACGACGTCGACGACGGggatgatgatgacgacgatgatgatgacgacGACGAAGACGATGCTGAAGACGAAGACGAGGATGACAGTTTTATCCTGATGTACAAAAATGTTATTAACCATGGCAATGCCAGCGGCGCTAACCAGAAGGCTACTGTGGAACCACCGGCAAGGAACTATATCCATGGTCCAAACCGTCAAAGTTGCAGAGCAATTGATGAAATGTCAATTGATGATGCATCGAACGACTCTCACAATCAAATACCTCGTGATTTCATAATGGAACCTACGACAATTCCTCAGCATGATATATTACCGCCGGCACAAGTTTGCCATGAGCCAACCCCAAATCATAGTTTTGAAGATGGGTTAAGTTTCTGA